One genomic region from Streptomyces sp. NBC_00457 encodes:
- a CDS encoding 2'-5' RNA ligase family protein — MRAYNKGLAPPGLQNVPVQWMHCTVLHAVGLSVTSVDVDALLEEVGSYAQTVQPFTLTFDRPAVGNVAVEISGWPGRPFNEIVETLTQATARTGAAFKAAPSRYPHISLAYTADGAEDVDAATLKAALADIGHPLSGTVVADRLHLVEQWHDGAHIVWNPIAEVPLAGVRA, encoded by the coding sequence ATGAGGGCCTACAACAAGGGACTTGCCCCGCCGGGACTGCAGAACGTGCCGGTGCAGTGGATGCACTGCACGGTCCTGCACGCCGTCGGCCTGAGCGTCACCAGCGTCGACGTGGACGCGCTCCTCGAGGAAGTCGGGAGCTACGCCCAGACAGTGCAGCCCTTCACCCTGACATTCGACCGGCCCGCCGTGGGCAACGTCGCTGTGGAGATCAGCGGATGGCCGGGACGCCCGTTCAACGAGATCGTGGAAACCCTCACCCAGGCGACAGCCCGCACCGGAGCCGCCTTCAAGGCCGCCCCGAGCCGCTACCCCCACATCTCCCTCGCCTACACCGCAGACGGCGCTGAAGACGTCGACGCGGCCACCCTCAAGGCCGCGCTCGCGGACATCGGGCACCCGCTGTCCGGGACCGTGGTCGCGGACCGGCTGCACCTCGTTGAACAGTGGCACGACGGCGCCCACATCGTGTGGAACCCGATCGCCGAAGTGCCTCTCGCGGGAGTGAGGGCATGA
- a CDS encoding nucleoside 2-deoxyribosyltransferase domain-containing protein yields the protein MTDLQHLADALATDYLHGRWQPEPTEEHRTRILSAGASADGGLDRLGDGGVITAAAITQMLRPALTERDAEQWRIAEVLRAYPDGDPLAQALTRDLVHAIAADHHPGLTPYADRYTEAPAPYTATAPTVFIAGGITGVRNWQLSAALQLLATSTAHILNPRRSSFPGHEPAAAREQIAWEHAALAASDVILFWFPAGAVQPIALYELGAHTAQGAAIAVGTDPAYERRLDVVEQLRHARPELEVHDCLPATVRAATALLPATAHPTPTGR from the coding sequence GTGACGGATCTTCAGCACCTCGCCGACGCCCTGGCCACCGACTACCTGCACGGCCGGTGGCAACCGGAGCCGACCGAGGAACACCGCACGCGCATCCTGTCCGCCGGCGCCAGCGCGGACGGCGGCCTGGACCGCCTGGGCGACGGAGGCGTCATCACGGCCGCCGCGATCACGCAGATGCTCCGCCCGGCCCTCACCGAACGGGACGCGGAGCAGTGGCGCATAGCTGAAGTCCTGCGCGCCTACCCGGACGGCGATCCCCTCGCGCAGGCCCTCACCCGGGACCTGGTGCACGCGATCGCCGCCGACCACCACCCGGGCCTCACCCCGTACGCCGACCGCTACACCGAGGCCCCCGCCCCCTACACCGCCACCGCCCCCACGGTCTTCATCGCGGGCGGGATCACCGGCGTGCGGAACTGGCAGCTGTCCGCAGCCCTCCAGCTGCTCGCCACCAGCACGGCGCACATCCTCAACCCCCGCCGTTCCTCCTTCCCGGGCCACGAACCGGCCGCCGCGCGCGAGCAGATCGCCTGGGAACATGCCGCCCTCGCCGCCTCCGACGTGATCCTGTTCTGGTTCCCCGCAGGCGCCGTGCAGCCCATCGCCCTGTACGAGCTCGGAGCACACACCGCCCAGGGCGCGGCGATCGCGGTCGGCACCGACCCCGCCTACGAGCGGCGCCTGGACGTGGTCGAACAGCTCCGCCACGCCCGCCCCGAACTTGAGGTCCACGACTGCCTGCCCGCCACCGTGCGCGCCGCCACCGCCCTGCTCCCGGCCACCGCGCACCCGACACCCACGGGACGCTGA
- a CDS encoding MTAP family purine nucleoside phosphorylase → MAELAIVGSQDVDASEWLDNAREVQLPTRDSSVKATVGTLNGYELIVMPRNSSGRPVPPHAIDYRANMDALSRAGVRMVLTTAMVGTLRHSVPNGSMLVLDQFIDFTKDRQFTFFSDDRFGFADMTEPYCPNLRAHMIRAGESLGLHMAPRGCCVCVPGPRFETRAEVRMFAQLGGDVIGHTNGTDCIMAREAGMCFATFAGVITLGAGLSDHDMSAHDWHEPRRQHAARFRQIVAEMTRSLRDSGSDAHVHCRCATAAPIEK, encoded by the coding sequence ATGGCCGAGCTTGCAATCGTCGGAAGCCAGGATGTCGACGCCAGCGAGTGGCTGGACAACGCCAGAGAAGTCCAGCTGCCGACGCGCGACAGTTCGGTGAAGGCGACCGTCGGAACCTTAAACGGGTACGAGCTGATCGTGATGCCCCGAAACAGTTCCGGACGCCCCGTTCCTCCGCATGCGATTGACTACCGAGCCAACATGGACGCGCTGTCACGGGCAGGCGTCCGGATGGTGCTCACCACGGCGATGGTCGGGACGCTGCGGCATTCGGTCCCGAACGGGAGCATGCTCGTCCTGGATCAGTTCATCGACTTCACGAAGGACCGGCAGTTCACCTTCTTCTCGGATGACCGGTTCGGCTTCGCTGACATGACCGAGCCCTACTGCCCAAACCTGCGGGCACACATGATTCGTGCAGGAGAAAGCCTGGGGCTCCACATGGCCCCGCGGGGCTGCTGCGTGTGCGTCCCCGGGCCGAGGTTCGAAACCCGGGCCGAGGTGAGGATGTTCGCGCAGCTCGGCGGCGACGTCATCGGCCACACCAACGGGACCGACTGCATTATGGCGCGAGAGGCGGGCATGTGCTTCGCGACCTTCGCCGGCGTGATCACGCTCGGCGCGGGTCTGTCGGACCACGACATGAGCGCGCACGACTGGCACGAACCGCGCAGGCAGCATGCCGCCCGGTTCAGGCAGATCGTGGCCGAGATGACCCGGTCGCTGCGCGACAGCGGCTCCGATGCCCATGTGCACTGCCGTTGCGCCACGGCCGCGCCAATCGAGAAGTAG
- a CDS encoding peptidase inhibitor family I36 protein has translation MRVRTVSIAAVSAAVAAVFASAPSASAEPDPPGCPRGYFCAWQGPDRTGPMVVRTAGNWSGWAYYQSFFNNGYPSPGYDHVDIHYDWQGLQDKFCVHYNPGPGTYSGNVSPGVVITGVTWRGEC, from the coding sequence ATGCGCGTTCGTACTGTGAGCATCGCCGCCGTCTCCGCCGCCGTCGCGGCGGTCTTCGCTTCCGCGCCCAGCGCCTCGGCCGAACCGGACCCGCCGGGCTGCCCCCGGGGCTATTTCTGTGCCTGGCAGGGTCCGGACCGCACAGGCCCCATGGTGGTGCGGACCGCGGGGAACTGGAGCGGGTGGGCGTACTACCAGTCGTTCTTCAACAACGGCTACCCGTCCCCCGGTTACGACCACGTCGACATCCACTACGACTGGCAGGGGCTGCAGGACAAGTTCTGCGTCCACTACAACCCCGGCCCCGGCACGTACAGCGGCAATGTCTCCCCAGGCGTCGTGATCACGGGAGTCACGTGGCGCGGGGAGTGCTGA
- a CDS encoding HAD family hydrolase, with product MIRTPHIVWDWNGTLLGDGRIMMRSVIAAFACAGLPAVTIEDHRKHFTRPIPTFFERLAKRPLSDADHRAIQQFFEAAYRELAVHLTLSPHASEVLERWAAVGRTQSLLSMHPHEKLIPEIERYGISDRFIRVDGYKGYGADTKAEHLKAHLTALGDPSPDDVILIGDTVDDVLAAQSAGLRCVIFHDTLNALQDLRQFDRLTVPVIRTLPEILKHFEC from the coding sequence ATGATACGCACCCCTCATATCGTGTGGGACTGGAACGGCACCTTACTCGGTGACGGCCGCATCATGATGCGATCGGTCATCGCGGCCTTCGCCTGTGCCGGCCTCCCTGCTGTCACCATCGAGGATCACCGCAAGCACTTCACGAGACCGATACCCACCTTCTTCGAAAGACTGGCGAAGCGTCCCCTGAGTGACGCCGACCACCGTGCTATCCAGCAGTTTTTCGAGGCCGCTTATCGGGAGCTGGCGGTCCATCTGACATTGTCGCCTCACGCCAGCGAGGTGCTTGAAAGGTGGGCGGCAGTCGGCCGGACGCAGTCTCTGCTGTCGATGCATCCCCACGAGAAACTGATTCCGGAGATTGAAAGGTACGGGATCAGTGACCGCTTCATACGCGTCGATGGTTACAAGGGCTACGGGGCGGACACAAAGGCAGAACACCTCAAGGCCCATCTTACCGCCCTCGGGGATCCTTCTCCCGATGACGTGATCTTGATCGGTGATACCGTTGACGACGTACTGGCCGCGCAGAGCGCAGGGCTGAGATGTGTCATCTTCCATGACACATTAAATGCCCTACAGGACCTGCGCCAATTCGACCGTCTCACGGTGCCAGTCATCCGGACCCTCCCGGAAATCCTCAAACACTTCGAGTGTTAG
- a CDS encoding fic family toxin-antitoxin system, toxin component: protein MILHVDESWILEVAERAGHHDPSVDDYGVPIAAVARHRGELLDTPVYDGAYARAAALVHTLGRCRWLERSNLTVACAVAVMYLEASNIPVNPTREQLTALAHELNNPRCTAGRITSFLRTWKP, encoded by the coding sequence GTGATCCTGCACGTCGACGAATCCTGGATCCTCGAAGTAGCGGAACGGGCCGGCCACCACGACCCCAGCGTCGACGACTACGGCGTCCCCATCGCTGCCGTCGCCCGCCACCGCGGCGAACTCCTCGACACCCCTGTCTACGACGGCGCCTACGCCCGCGCCGCCGCGCTGGTGCACACCCTGGGCCGCTGCCGCTGGCTGGAGCGCTCCAACCTCACCGTCGCCTGCGCCGTCGCCGTCATGTACCTCGAGGCCAGCAACATCCCCGTCAACCCCACCCGCGAACAACTCACTGCGCTCGCCCACGAGCTGAACAACCCGCGCTGCACCGCAGGCCGGATCACCTCCTTCCTGCGCACCTGGAAACCTTGA
- a CDS encoding serine hydrolase domain-containing protein: MTRYLRPRALLLGAALVLAQPVLGPSTARTATTGSGVDCDRIWQTPEDNGTFYETNRTRIDPRPGHGWRVGSPQSAGMDPAVLDAGLRRLGRERSVFSALVVRHGRLVAERYFHGSHRGHSNNVHSSSKSMLQALIGIAVRQGFIGSVDDPVRRYLPEYFADAPAAKRRITLRHLLTMTAGWQWKEDEAEYTVEKQRDWVKAIVDRDLEHEPGKAFNYSSGNTHLLSAVLQRASGSSTCGFAQRYLFDPLGITAEHWGRDPQGVYSGGYNLYLTPRELAKFGLLYLNKGRWQGRQVVPRETAAQSMRPVTSAGDGFSYAHGWWNRRIGGRATPFAWGHGGQYIYLLPAEDIVVVVTGNTREGHENVDVDLRTFLEHEVLPSVRAGG; the protein is encoded by the coding sequence ATGACGCGCTACCTGCGGCCACGGGCCCTCCTGCTCGGTGCCGCGCTCGTCCTCGCCCAGCCTGTCCTGGGCCCGTCGACCGCCCGCACCGCGACCACCGGGTCCGGCGTGGACTGTGACCGGATCTGGCAGACGCCGGAGGACAACGGCACGTTCTACGAGACCAACCGCACCCGCATCGATCCCCGTCCCGGCCACGGCTGGCGCGTCGGCTCCCCGCAGTCGGCCGGGATGGACCCGGCGGTGCTGGACGCCGGGCTGCGCCGACTCGGCCGGGAGCGGTCGGTGTTCAGCGCGCTGGTGGTGCGGCACGGCCGGCTGGTGGCCGAGCGGTACTTCCACGGCAGCCACAGGGGCCACAGCAACAACGTCCACTCGTCGTCCAAGAGCATGCTCCAAGCCCTGATCGGGATCGCTGTGCGGCAGGGGTTCATCGGCAGCGTCGACGACCCCGTGCGCCGGTACCTGCCGGAGTACTTCGCCGACGCCCCGGCCGCCAAGCGGCGGATAACGCTCCGGCACCTGCTGACCATGACCGCCGGGTGGCAGTGGAAGGAGGACGAGGCCGAGTACACGGTCGAGAAGCAGCGCGACTGGGTGAAGGCGATAGTCGACCGGGACCTGGAGCACGAGCCCGGCAAAGCGTTCAACTACAGCTCGGGGAACACGCATCTGCTCTCCGCGGTGCTCCAGCGGGCCAGCGGCAGCAGCACCTGCGGGTTCGCCCAGCGGTACCTGTTCGATCCGCTCGGGATCACCGCCGAGCACTGGGGACGGGACCCTCAAGGGGTCTACTCGGGTGGCTACAACCTCTACCTGACGCCACGGGAGCTGGCAAAGTTCGGACTGCTCTACCTGAACAAGGGGCGGTGGCAGGGCCGGCAGGTAGTCCCCCGGGAGACAGCCGCGCAGTCGATGCGTCCGGTCACCTCCGCCGGCGACGGGTTCTCCTACGCGCACGGGTGGTGGAACCGCCGGATCGGCGGCCGCGCCACGCCGTTCGCCTGGGGGCACGGGGGCCAGTACATCTACCTGCTGCCCGCAGAGGACATCGTCGTGGTGGTCACCGGGAACACCCGCGAGGGTCACGAGAACGTGGACGTCGACCTGCGCACGTTCCTGGAGCACGAAGTCCTCCCGTCCGTCCGCGCGGGCGGGTGA
- a CDS encoding PASTA domain-containing protein, whose translation MEQPSNVAHHQMPGRMATWLRRRAGRWARSPKAGVLVVVALLATAFAVTPAHADDPGLNCALTATASITVAPSPVVFGQNAQVQWSATGVNCSSENALQISGPGFNPSTEIFPVAGGSRSVPIGFTGTATWDVTVLDLSSDTGFSRHLASLTASVTGVTFVPDLTGDTRAQARQALSNAGYMLGGVGSAVDCNNVQRVSSQNPTAGTPLVRGSSVSITIGTTPTPPKVCP comes from the coding sequence ATGGAACAACCATCGAATGTGGCACACCACCAGATGCCCGGGAGGATGGCCACCTGGCTGCGGAGGCGGGCAGGCCGGTGGGCGCGGTCGCCCAAGGCCGGGGTGCTGGTTGTGGTGGCGCTGCTGGCGACCGCCTTCGCCGTGACACCCGCGCACGCGGACGACCCGGGGCTGAACTGCGCGCTCACTGCGACCGCCTCGATCACGGTCGCGCCATCACCAGTGGTGTTCGGGCAGAACGCCCAAGTGCAGTGGAGCGCCACCGGCGTGAACTGCTCCTCCGAGAACGCGTTGCAGATCAGCGGACCGGGCTTCAACCCGTCGACGGAGATCTTCCCGGTCGCCGGCGGTTCGCGGTCGGTGCCCATCGGCTTCACCGGCACCGCCACCTGGGACGTGACCGTGCTCGACCTGTCGTCGGACACTGGTTTTTCCAGGCACCTGGCATCCCTCACGGCCTCGGTCACCGGCGTCACCTTCGTCCCGGACCTGACCGGCGACACCCGGGCTCAGGCCAGGCAGGCGCTGTCGAACGCGGGATACATGCTCGGCGGCGTGGGCAGTGCCGTCGACTGCAACAACGTACAAAGGGTGAGCAGTCAGAACCCCACCGCGGGTACCCCTCTGGTACGGGGGTCCTCGGTGTCGATCACGATCGGCACGACGCCCACGCCACCCAAAGTGTGCCCGTGA
- a CDS encoding ATP-binding protein, translated as MVVFVRLAGHVRPTTVHNLNVANQRTPPEVGISVREAEVLAALGEHLTNAEIGARLFISIRTVESHVSSLLRKLQVDDRRALAAVSANLLSDPEGAPAAVAALPSPLTPFVGRVAERAALSKALREHRLVTVVGPGGVGKTRLALSVAAEANDRFADGVWYVNLVPVVDPLVIAAAIADALGLGESAGRSATDNVLGWTAGRETLLVLDNCEHLLDGVVVLLERLLAGSPRLAVLATSRARLLVPFEWVFAVPGMSVEADDSGPGDAVELFVGRASAGGSLLTSDDNKRIAAVCRCLDGMALAIELAAARYASLGLDGLEAGLANRLRLLTGGPRIDDRHRSLRATLDWSYALLAQPDQAVLRRISVFAGPFTAGAAATVLAGWPPEPAGSMATILAGLADQSLLIAIAEPSGTRYRALETICEYGADRLEDAGESDQALSRHLNWCLDESADLQVTSRELAGSWRGAFDRVADELRGALAWAAGNTEYRPEGYRLAIGLAELAFTRGMPGESQRCYEQAAELAADDLLAAGALRCAAGAAESRHFGNDALRLRRAAADAAIRAGDRVGAAGDLARNAEFINRAPGLIETKPAAGEVEALIAEAWTLADSDLAAQARLLTAEACNGAIADPATLELIERALTLARRIDDPLIESAALDQLTAVQLGRGEVRAAAASAMRRTELLAPLQVTATTGLEFFDGFGMADHCAVAAGDLRAARRHAERLRDLPFYREEGHLATRRMLVVTALAGDWDETITLAERFREGWGRAGRPRAGNLRSAAYAAATVHGLRGDDDARAVWLDIIDALGTPGRSPSPLRYGEFFDALLLLHRGLPQQAVQVLHTPPGQLTDWYDSVWRTWYAAVWAEAAALSGHQDAAARIQRARLVTVGNPIATAIVDRAAVLASGDVGRDGLTAAAAALEGAGCRYQWARALVFLGGEQRARGESELARMGATAMAWPPQ; from the coding sequence ATGGTGGTTTTCGTTCGGCTGGCGGGGCACGTCCGGCCGACCACCGTGCACAATCTGAACGTGGCCAATCAGAGGACACCTCCCGAGGTAGGCATCTCGGTCCGTGAGGCCGAGGTCCTTGCCGCACTCGGTGAACATTTGACCAACGCCGAGATCGGCGCTCGGTTGTTCATCTCTATCCGCACCGTTGAAAGTCATGTCTCCTCGTTGCTGCGCAAGCTACAGGTGGACGATCGCCGTGCCCTGGCTGCTGTATCGGCGAACCTGCTCTCTGATCCGGAGGGCGCGCCGGCCGCAGTCGCGGCGCTGCCCTCGCCGTTGACGCCGTTTGTCGGGCGGGTGGCCGAGCGGGCGGCGCTGAGCAAAGCGCTGCGCGAGCATCGGCTGGTCACGGTTGTGGGACCGGGCGGGGTCGGCAAGACCCGCCTGGCCCTGAGCGTCGCTGCTGAGGCGAACGATCGGTTCGCCGACGGCGTTTGGTACGTCAACCTGGTACCCGTAGTCGACCCATTGGTGATCGCGGCGGCGATTGCGGACGCGCTGGGCCTCGGGGAGAGTGCGGGCCGCTCAGCGACGGACAACGTCCTGGGCTGGACGGCCGGCCGGGAAACGCTGCTCGTGCTGGACAACTGCGAGCACCTGCTGGACGGCGTGGTGGTCCTGCTGGAACGGCTACTGGCCGGCAGCCCCCGGCTGGCGGTGCTCGCCACCAGCCGGGCCAGGTTGCTGGTGCCCTTCGAATGGGTGTTTGCGGTGCCCGGGATGTCCGTCGAAGCCGACGACAGCGGCCCCGGTGACGCGGTCGAGCTGTTTGTTGGGCGGGCCTCGGCCGGCGGGAGCCTGCTGACGTCCGACGACAACAAGCGCATCGCCGCCGTCTGCCGGTGCCTGGACGGCATGGCGCTGGCGATAGAACTGGCCGCTGCCCGGTACGCGTCGCTCGGACTTGATGGGCTCGAAGCCGGGTTGGCCAACCGGCTGCGGCTGCTGACCGGCGGACCACGGATCGATGACCGGCACCGTTCGTTGCGCGCGACGCTCGACTGGAGTTACGCGCTGCTGGCCCAACCCGATCAGGCGGTGCTGCGCCGGATCTCGGTTTTCGCCGGCCCGTTCACCGCCGGCGCTGCGGCGACGGTTCTGGCCGGTTGGCCGCCGGAGCCGGCCGGCTCCATGGCGACCATCCTGGCCGGGCTCGCCGACCAGAGCTTGCTGATCGCGATCGCGGAGCCGAGTGGAACTCGCTACCGCGCCTTGGAAACGATCTGTGAGTACGGCGCAGATCGGCTCGAAGACGCCGGCGAGTCGGACCAGGCACTCTCGCGCCACCTCAATTGGTGTCTGGATGAAAGCGCAGATCTCCAGGTCACCTCCCGCGAACTCGCCGGTTCCTGGAGAGGGGCGTTCGATCGGGTTGCCGACGAGTTGCGGGGTGCCCTGGCCTGGGCGGCCGGCAACACTGAATACCGTCCCGAGGGGTACCGGTTGGCGATCGGGTTGGCCGAGCTGGCCTTCACCCGGGGCATGCCCGGGGAGTCGCAGCGGTGCTACGAGCAGGCGGCCGAGCTCGCCGCGGACGACTTGCTGGCCGCCGGCGCCTTGCGCTGTGCGGCAGGTGCCGCCGAGTCTCGGCATTTCGGCAACGACGCGCTGCGGCTGCGCAGGGCTGCGGCCGACGCAGCGATACGAGCGGGTGATCGGGTTGGCGCGGCTGGTGACCTCGCCCGGAATGCCGAGTTCATCAACCGCGCCCCGGGGCTGATCGAGACCAAGCCCGCGGCCGGAGAGGTGGAGGCGCTGATCGCCGAGGCGTGGACGCTGGCCGACAGCGACCTGGCTGCGCAGGCGCGCCTGCTCACCGCCGAGGCGTGCAACGGCGCGATCGCCGATCCGGCCACCCTCGAGCTCATCGAGCGCGCGCTCACGCTGGCCCGCCGCATCGACGACCCACTGATCGAGAGCGCCGCGCTCGACCAGCTCACCGCGGTGCAGCTGGGCCGCGGCGAGGTCCGAGCCGCGGCGGCCAGCGCGATGCGGCGCACCGAGCTGCTGGCCCCGCTGCAGGTGACGGCCACGACCGGGTTGGAGTTCTTCGACGGGTTCGGCATGGCCGACCATTGCGCCGTCGCCGCCGGTGACCTACGAGCCGCGAGGAGACATGCCGAGCGCCTGCGGGACCTGCCGTTCTACCGTGAGGAGGGCCACTTGGCGACCAGGCGGATGCTCGTCGTCACGGCGCTCGCGGGCGACTGGGACGAGACGATCACGCTGGCGGAGCGTTTCCGCGAGGGGTGGGGCCGGGCCGGCCGGCCGCGTGCGGGCAATCTCAGGAGCGCCGCGTATGCGGCCGCGACGGTCCACGGACTGCGCGGGGACGACGACGCCCGTGCTGTGTGGCTGGACATCATCGATGCCCTCGGGACGCCGGGCCGCTCGCCGTCACCGCTTCGGTACGGCGAATTTTTCGACGCCTTGCTCCTGCTGCACCGCGGTCTGCCCCAGCAGGCGGTGCAGGTGTTGCACACGCCTCCGGGGCAGTTGACGGACTGGTACGACAGCGTGTGGCGTACCTGGTACGCCGCCGTGTGGGCCGAGGCAGCAGCCCTCAGCGGGCACCAGGACGCCGCCGCTCGCATACAGCGCGCGCGCCTGGTGACGGTGGGAAACCCGATCGCCACCGCCATCGTCGACCGAGCGGCGGTCTTGGCCTCAGGAGACGTCGGCCGCGACGGTTTGACCGCCGCGGCCGCTGCCCTGGAGGGTGCCGGCTGCCGCTACCAATGGGCCCGGGCGCTCGTCTTCCTCGGCGGGGAGCAACGAGCACGTGGCGAGTCCGAGCTGGCGAGGATGGGTGCGACGGCTATGGCCTGGCCTCCACAATGA